The Ferrovibrio sp. MS7 sequence GATACGCTGAGCCTGCATGCCGGCCAGCAGCCCGATCCCACCACCGGCGCGCGGGCGTTGCCGATCTATCAGACCACGTCCTACGTCTTCCGCGATGCCGACCATGCCGCGGCTTTGTTCAACCTGGAACGCGCCGGCCATATCTACTCGCGCATCTCCAACCCCACCGTCGCGGTGCTGGAAGAACGCCTGGCGGCGCTTGAAGGCGGCGTCGGCGCGGTCTGCACCGCGTCTGGCCAGGCGGCCCTGCATCTCGCCATCGCCACGCTGATGGGGCAGGGGGCGCATATCGTCGCCAGCCGCAACATCTATGGCGGCAGCTACAACATCCTGGTCCACACCCTGCCGCGTTTCGGCATCACCACCACCTTCGTCGACCCGCGCGACCATGCGGCGCTGCGGGCCGCGATCAAGCCGGAAACCCGGCTGGTATTCGGCGAGATCCTCGGCAATCCTGGCCTGGAAGTGCTGGATGTGCCGGCCTGGGCCGAGATCGCCCATGCCGCTGGTCTGCCGCTGATGCTCGATTGCACCTTCGCCACGCCGTATCTGTTCAAGGGCTTCGAGCATGGCGCCGATCTGGTGATGCATTCCGCCACCAAATTCCTCGGCGGCCATGGTGTTGCCATCGGCGGCGCGCTGATCGATTCCGGTCGCTTCGACTGGGAAGCCTCGGGCAAATTCCCGACCCTGACCGAGCCCTATGCCGGCTATCATGGCCTGGATTTCGCCGAGGAATTCGGCCCCGCCGCCTTCATCATGCGCGCGCGTGCCGAGGGCTTGCGCGATTTCGGCGCCTGCCTGAGCCCAACCAACGCTTTCCATATCCTGCAGGGTGTCGAGACGCTGCCGCTGCGCATGAGCCGCCATGTGGAGAATGCACGCCAGATTGTGCAGTTCCTGAAAAGCCACAAGGGCGTCGAATGGGTCAGCTACCCCGAACTGCCCGAACACAAGGATCACGAACTGGCGAAGAAGCTGCTACCCAAGGGCAGCGGCGCGGTGTTCAGCTTCGGCGTCAAGGGCGGCCGCGCGGCGGGCCGCGCGCTGATCGAGGCGTTGCAGGTGTTCTCGCATCTGGCCAATGTCGGCGATGCCAAGTCGCTGGTGATCCATCCGGCCTCCACCACGCATCAGCAGATGTCTGCTGCCGAACTCAAGGCCGCCGGCATCGGCGAGGAACTGGTGCGGCTTTCGGTCGGCCTGGAAGATATCGGCGACCTGATCGACGACCTGAATCAGGCTTTGCGGGCGGCTGCCAAGGCAGCGCCGGCGCAGGCCGCTGAGTAAGAGGGCAGTAAAGATGTGGCTTGAGGTTCAGGGAACCAAGATTTTCGCCGCCACCGGCGGCAAGGCATTCGATCCGGCATTGCCGACTGTGGTGTTCATCCATGGCAATGCCTGCGACCACACGAACTGGGCATTGCAGACGCGCTGGTTTGCCTATCATGGCTGGTCGGTGCTGGCCGTCGACCTGCCGGGCAATGGCCGCTCCGGCGGCGAGATGCCGCAGAGCATCGAGGCAATCGCCGACTGGATGCCGCATCTGCTTGATGCCGCAAAGGTGAAGCAGGCGGCACTTGTCGGCCATTCCATGGGGGCGCTGATCGCGCTGGAAACTGCCGCGCGCTATCCTGACCGCGTCACCAAGCTGTCGCTGCTTGGCTTCGCGCTGCCGATGAGTGTCAATCCGGAATTGCAGGCTTTGGCCGATGCCGGCGACTTCAAGGCCATCGCGCTGATGAATGACTGGATGCTGGCGCGCAAGAGCCATATCGGCGGCAACCGCAATCCCGGCGGCTGGATCCTCGGCGGTTCGATCCGCCTCACCGACAGCGCGCCGCGCCAGGTGCTGGCCACCGGCTTCCGCATTTGCAACGCCTATGCGGCGGGCGAGGCGGCAGCGGCCAAGGTCGCCTGCCCGGTGCAGGTGCTGTCGGGTGCGCGCGACATGATGACGCCGGCGCGCTCCGGCGCCGCTTTCGCCAAGAAATTCAAGCAAGCCCGTGTCGATGTGTTGCCTGATTGCGGCCACCTGATGATGAGCGAGAAGCCGGACGAGACTCTCGATACCTTGAAGGCGTTCCTGGCATGAGCGGCGCGGAGACTAAGCCGCAGGCGCGGCTCTACCTGATCACGCCGTCCATCGTCGAGCCGGCGGCCTTCGCCGAACAGCTCAAGGCGGCCTTTGGCGCTGGTGATGTCGCCTGCCTGCAATTGCGCCTCAAGGAAGGCGAGCAGCCGGCTTCCGACAATGCTTTCCGCCGTGCCGCCGAGGCGGTGCTGCCGCTGTGCCATGAGCATGATGTGGCGCTGCTGATCAATGATCGCCCGGACCTGGCGGTGAAGCTCGGGGCCGATGGCGTGCATATCGGCCAGCAGGACACGCCCTATGAGGAAGCGCGCCGGCTGCTGGGGCCCGACCGCATCGTCGGCGTCACCTGTCACAATTCCCGCCACCTGGCGATGGAGGCCGCCGAGGCCGGCGCCGATTATGTCGCCTTCGGCGCCTTCTACCCGACGACCACGAAGCAGCCGAAATTCCAGGCCGAGCCGGACCTGCTGGCCTGGTGGTCCGAGCTGATGGAAGTGCCGAGTGTCGCCATCGGCGGCATCACGGTGGAGAATTGTGGCCCCCTGGTCGCTGCCGGAACGGATTTTCTGGCGGTTTCTGCCGGTGTTTGGGCCTATCCGGGAGGCCCGGCCAAGGCCGTTCAGGCCTTCAATGAGGCAATTGCCAAGCACCGGCCCGGCTGATAGGGTCCGCCCCCTTCCGCCAGCCCCCCGTCTGAAGTACCGCCGAGCACGAAAAGCCATGGCCCTGCGATCCGCCCTGATTAACGCGATGACCAATTCGGCGCGCAAGGCCGCGCGCGGCCTGCTGCGCGACTTCAACGAGGTCGAGCATCTCCAGATCAGCCGCAAGGGCCCGGCCGATTTCGTGTCTGCCGCCGACCGCAAGGCGGAGAAGGTGCTGCAGGCCGAACTGTCCAAGCTGCGCCCGGATTTCGGCTTCATCATGGAAGAGGGCGGCCGCATCGAGGCCAAGGACGGCAAGCATTACTGGGTGATCGACCCGCTGGACGGCACCACCAATTTCCTGCACGCCATCCCGCATTTCGCCATTTCCATCGCCGTGAAGCGCGACGAAGAACTGATCGCCGGTATCGTGCTGGACGTGGTGCGCGACGAATTGTTCTGGGCCGAGAAGGGTGCTGGCGCCTATTGCAATGAACGCCGCTTGCGCGTTTCCGTGCGCCGCAAGATGACCGATGCGGTGATCGCCACCGGCATCCCGTTCCATGGCCGTGGCGACCATGCCCAGTTCCGCCGCGAGATGGCCGGCGTGATGCAGGAAGTGGCCGGCATCCGTCGCATGGGTGCGGCGGCCCTCGACCTCGCCTATGTCGCCGCCGGCCGCTATGACGGCTTCTGGGAGCGCGGGCTTTCGGAGTGGGATATTGCCGCCGGCATCGTGCTGGTGCGCGAGGCGGGCGGCATGGTCACCGACCTCAAGGGCGGCGAGACCATGATGGCGTCAGGCGATATTCTCGCCGCCAACGACGCGCTCTACACCCCGCTGCAGAAATTGCTCAATAAACCGGCCTAATTGGTTTCGCTTCCACCCTTTTGCCGGGTTGAGCTAGAGGGGAAGGTCCGCTATCGTTCGCGCCATACTGCGTAACGGGGGGACCCACCAATGGCCGTCAAGCTGTTTCAGCATCCGCTTCCCGCCATGGCGCTTGGCCTGGTGCTGGCGTTGCCGGCGGTGCATGGCGCCTCGGCCCAGACCACCTATGTCGGTGGCGGCAGCGTGATCGTGAACATGCAGGCGCTCGACCGCCTCGGCCCGCCGTTGCCCGGCTTTGCCAATAACCAGGATCCCGGTTCGTCCGCGTTGGGTGGCCCGGCGCAGAAGCCGCTGCTCGGCGATTCCGGCCCGGCGCCGGCCAGCGTGAAACTGCGTCCACCGCGTGCCACGAAGTCAGCCGCCGCACCCGCCACCACTGCTGCCGTGGCCAAGGCGCCGACCCCGGCTGCCGCGCCTGCCGCGACCACACCACGCCGCACGGGCGGCAGCCGTGGCGAGGGTACCAGCCCGGCACCGCAGACCCCCGCCGTGGTGGTGAACCTGCCGCCGCCAGTCACAGATACCCCTTCGAGCAATGCCGCCAGCAATGCCGGCCGCCCGCTGCAATTGCCCGCGCCACCGTCGGCCGTGGCTGCGGCACCGTCTACTGTCCCAGCCCCGGCTCCGGCACCTGCCGCCGTGGCCCAGGCCCCTGTAATCCAGGCTCCCGCCGCGCCGGCGCCGGCTGCTCCGCGGGCCGCCAACCCGGCGGCACAGCAATCGGCCTTGCTGACCCCGCCGCCGGTTTCGAGCGCGGCGCCCACCCCGTTGCCTGGAGGGGCCGCCGGCCAGGTCAATCTCACCTTCGAGGCCGGCAAGAGCGATCTTTCCGGCGAAGGCAGCGGCGCGCTTGAAGCCCTGGCCCGCGCACTCGCCAATACCGAAGACCGTATCCAGATCCGTGCCTATGCCAGCGCCAGCGGCGCGGATGCCGCCAGCGGTGCGCGTCGCCTCTCGCTCAGCCGTGCGCTCGCAGTGCGCGGTTTCCTGATCGACCGTGGTATTCGTTCCACGCGCATTGATGTGCGCGCGCTTGGTGCGCCTAGCGACAATTCGCCGCCGGACCGTGTTGAAGTTGCCCCGGTCGGGCGCTGATTGATGCAGGCACACGGCTTTTCGCCCAGGAAAAGCCATATTCGCTGCCTAAGTCGGAACCATATACCACTAGCCATTGGGCCGCAGGATAAGGTGAAGGCATGACCAGACCTGGTCGTTACCTGGTGCGTATGGTGCTGTTCCTCGTTGCTGTCGGCGCGGTGATTTTCGTGCTGAAGGATCCGCTGCAGCGTGCCTTCCTCGCCAATCCGGCGCTCAACGGCCTGATCACGGCCGTGGCCGTGATCGGCATTCTTTTCATCTTCCGCCAGGTTTTCGTGCTCGGCCGCGAAGCCGACTGGCTCGCCGCTTGGCAGAAGTCGCAGCATACCAGCACCGTCGCCCATGTCGGCAAGCCGTCCAACCTGCTGGCGCCGCTGGCCAAGATGCTCGAGAACCGTGGCCCGCGCGGCCAGGTTTCGGCAGCCGCGACGCGCGCTCTGCTCGATTCCGTCGGTTCGCGGCTGGATGAAGCACGCGATATCTCGCGCTACCTGATCGGCTTGATGGTTTTCCTCGGCCTGCTTGGCACCTTCTGGGGCCTGCTCGAGACCATCGGTTCCGTCACCGATACCATCTCCGGCCTGTCGCTGGGGGCGGAAGAGAATATCAACGTGTTGTTCGAGAAGCTGAAGGGCGGCCTGCAGCGGCCGCTGGCTGGCATGGGCCTGGCTTTCTCCTCCTCGATGCTCGGCCTTTCCGGCTCGCTGATCCTCGGTTTCCTCGATCTGCAGGCGGGCCAGGCGCAGAATCGTTTCTATAACGATCTCGAGGAATGGCTCGCCGGCTTTACCCGCGTCGGCGGCGGCGCGGTGGCCGATGGCGACCAGTCGGTGCCGGCTTATGTGCAGGCGTTGCTGGAACAGACGGCTGACAGCCTCGATAACCTGCAGCGTACCCTGGCGCGCTCGGAAGACAATCGCGGCAACGCTTCTGCCGCCCTGCTGCAGCTCAACGAGAAGCTCAGCCTGCTCACGGAGCAGATGCGCGCCGAGCAGGGGCTGCTGCTGAAGCTCACCGAGCATCAGATCGAGATGAAGCCGATCATGGCCAAGCTGGCGCAGAATACCGAAAGCGGCGGCTTCGATGCCGCCAGCCGGGGTCATCTGCGCAATATGGATATCCTTCTCACCCGCCTGCTCGACGATGCCGCCCAGGGCCGCGCCAAGCTGGTCGACGACATGCGGGCCGAGATCAAGCTGTTGTCGCGCACCATCGCGGCGGCAGCCGACAATCAGCGGCGGACCTAAGGTATGGCAAGCCGCGCCTGGCGCCGGGGCGAGAGCGGGGTAGCCAATCCCTGGCCCGGTTATGTCGACGTGCTGTCGACCCTGATGATGGTCATCGTCTTCGTGCTGGCGGTGTTCATCCTGGCGCAGTTCTTCCTCGCCAATGCGATTTCCGGCAAGGACAAGGCGATTGATGCGCTGCGTGGCGACCTCGCCCGTCTGGTCGAGCAATTGTCGCTGGAGAAAAAGACCAGTGCCGACCTGCGTACCAATCTCGGCCAGTTGCAGGCCACGCTGGCTGCCAGCATCGCCGAGCGCGACCAGCTTGCCGCCGCGCTGAGCGATGCCCAGACCCGCCATGATGAAGCCGAGAAGCAGCTTGCCGAGCAGAAGCAGATCGTGATCGATCTCGATGGCAAGCTGGTTTCCGGCGCGGCTGCCCTGGAAGCCGAGCGCCGTGCCTCCGCCGATGCCCGCAGCCAGATCGACCTGCTGAACCGCCAGATCCTGGCCTTGCGCGAGCAATTGGCGCAGATCGACCGCATCCTGCGCGAGAGCGAGGAGAAGGAGAAGCAGAGCCAGGCCCAGGTGATCGACCTTGGCAAGCGGCTGAATGCCGCGCTGGCGCGCAAGGTCGACGACCTGATGAGTTACCGCTCGGAATTCTTCGGCCGGCTGCGTCAGGCGCTCGGCGACCGCAAGGATATCCAGATCGTCGGCGACCGCTTCGTGTTTCAGTCGGAAGTGCTGTTCACGTCGGGCTCGGCCGAACTCAATCCGCAGGGTCGCGAGCAGATGGGTCAGCTCGCCAAAACACTGATCGAGATAGCGAAGAAGATTCCGGCTGACCTGCCCTGGGTGCTGCGGGTCGATGGCCATACCGACCGTGTGCCGATCAACACGCCGCAATTCCCCTCCAACTGGGAATTGTCGGCGGCGCGGGCCATCTCGGTAACGAAATTCCTGATCGCCCAGGGCGTGCCGGCGCAGCGCCTCGCCGCTGCCGGCTTCGGCGAATTCCAGCCGCTGGACGAGCGCAACGACGAGATTGCCTTGCGGCGCAACCGGCGCATTGAATTGAAGCTGACGGAGCGCTAGAAACGCCGCCATGCTGAACCTGATCGCTCCGCATTCCTTTGTTGGCCGTCTTGTCGCCAGCCTTGCCTATGGCATCGGCTTGCCGGTGCTGATTTATGCCGTGCTGCTACTGCGCACCCATGGCAACGAACCGCAGGGCATGTGCAGCCGCGTGCCGGGCCAGGGCGGCACGCTGCCGATCCAGATGGGCCGCGGCGATGGCGATTTCACCTGCGGCCTGAACTGGGATTACACTTTCTGGAATCTGGCGCTGCCGGCGCTGGGCTTCGCCGCGCTGGCTTTCATCCTGATGGGCATGGCGCGCAAGCGCGCCTAGGCTATATTTTTGTTCGGGCCCTTAAGGCTGGATTTCCTTAAGCTTCGCCGTCTCGATGCGGCAATCCATGATGCGCGGCTGGAAGGTGGCGCCGATCAGCAGCCGGCCCTTGTGATGCGCTGCCACGCTGGCGCCTGAGAGCAGCCCGCCGGGATCGCCGAAGGCTTCAACAATACGCGTGGCGCCACGGCCATCGCGGTCGACCCGCACCACCAGGCTCGGGCTTTCCTTCTGCGCATCGCGGGCATGGCCGATGAAGGCGAAGGAATTGACGTGCAATGCCGCCCACATCGCGCCGTCTGAATCAAAGCGGATATTGTCGACGCCGCCGGGCAACGCCAGCGAGCCGCTGCGCCTGAGCAGGCCGCTGGCCGGCTCGCGGTCAAAGGACAGCACCATGCGCCACAATGTCGAGCCGACCAGGGCGGTGAGGCCATCCGGCGTGAGTGCGATGCCATTGGCAAACGCGATATCCTCCGCCACCGGCCTGGTGCCGCGCGGGTCGTGATAGATCACCGTGGAGCGCGAGAGCTGCAGGATATTCTCCACCGCATGCATCCAGCGCGGGCCGGCGCCACGGTCGTTGGTGAGGTAAAAGCTCTGCGGCCCGGTGGCGACGATGCCGTTCGGGCTGACGAACAGGTCGCTGCCGATGCTGCCGAGATGCCTCAGTTTGCCGGCTTCGAGCGCGAAGACTTCCACTGTGTTGCGGTCGGCGCTGCGCTGGTTGATCACCTGCAATACCCACTCGCCGCTGCTTGGGCCATGCAGCGCGATGCCGCGCGGGTGGAACGGCATCTGTTCAGGCACATTGAGTTCGGTGAGCTTGCCCGGCGCATTCCCGCTCAAGTCATAGAACCACAGGCCGCCGCGATTGCTGCGGTTGCGGCGGTCCTGCGCCGAGATGATGGCACCGCTGCCATCTGGCAGGATCAGGATGTCTTCCGGACCAGCCGGCGCATCGATGGGCGTGCATTGCCCGGCCATGAAAGGCTCGACGCTGCGATAGGCGCCGCCGAGCCACACGGTATAGACGCCATAGGCGACCAGCACGGCCGCCAGGAAACTCCACCACAGCTTCATGCGCGAGCCGCGCCGCACCGGCAGATTGCGATTGGGCGCGCGCTGGCGCGGACTAGCTTGCGGCTTCGGTGTCATCGAGGGTGGTGTTCATGAATTGCAGCCGCGCCAGCCGTGCGTAGAGGCCGTCCTCGCGCATCAGCGTTTCATGCCGCCCGGCGGCGACGATGCGGCCCTTGTCCATCACCACGATGCGGTCGGCTTTCTGCACGGTGGCGAGGCGGTGCGCGATCACCAGGGTGGTGCGGCCGCGCATCAGGTGTTCCAGCGCCTTCTGCACCTTGCGCTCGGATTCGGCATCCAGCGACGAGGTGGCTTCGTCCAGCAGCAGGATCGGCGGATCGCGCAGCAGGGCGCGGGCGATGGCGATGCGCTGGCGCTGGCCGCCGGAAAGCCGCACGCCGCGTTCGCCCAGATAGGTGTCGTAGCCCTGCGGCAATGCCTGGACGAAGCCGTGCGCCGCAGCGGCTTCGGCGGCCTGGCGCAGTTCGGCATCGCTGGCATCGGGCCGGCCATAGCGGATGTTGTCGGCGACGCTGGCGCCGAAGATCACCGGATCCTGCGCCACCAGGGCGATATGCTGGCGCAAGGCCACCGGATCGAGGCGGCGGATCGGCACGCCATCGACGCGCACTTCGCCGAATTGCGGATCGTAGAAGCGCAGCAGCAACTGGAACAGCGTGGTCTTGCCCGCGCCCGAGGGGCCAACAATCGCCACCGTCTCGCCAGCCTTGATCTCCAACGACAGGTTGTCGACGGCGGGCATGTTGGGCCGCGCCGGATAGGTGAAGCGCAGCTCGGCGAATTCGACGCGGCCTTCCGGCTTGGCCGGCAGGGCGAGCGGCTGGCTCGGCGCCTGGATGCCCGGCTCGGTGGCCAGCAACTGCATCAGCCGTTCGGCGGCGCCGGCTGCCCGCTGCACATCGCTCCACACTTCCGACAAGGCGCCAACCGATGAGGCGCCGATGATCGCATAAAAGACGAAGGCGGAGAGTTCGCCGCCCGACATCTCGCCGGCGAACACCGCCTTGCCGCCGATCCACATCACGCCGTTCACGGCGCCGAATACCAGCAGCATCACCAGGGCGGTGAGGGTGGCGCGCGCCCGGGTGCGGCGCACGGCGGTATTGAAAGCGGCTTCGGCATTGCCCCGGAAGCGGCGGCCCTCGCGGGCTTCCGCAGTATAGGCCTGCACGGTGCTGATGGCGTTGAGCGTTTCGCCCGCCTGGGCGGCGAGATCGGCTACGCGGTCCTGGCTCTGGCGCGACAAGGCCCGCAGCTTGCGGCCATAGATCACGATCGGCAGCACCACGAAGGGCACCACCACGGCCACCAGCAGGGTGAGATGCGGCGAGGTGATCAGCAGCAGCACGGCGCTGCCGAGGAACAGCAGTATGTTGCGCAGCGCGACCGAGACCGAGGAGCCGACCAGGGTCTGGATCAGTTCGGTATCGGTGGTCAGGCGGGACAGCACTTCGCCGGTGCGGGTGGTCTCGAAGAAGGCCGGCGAGAGTTTCAGCACATGGCTGAACACTGCCTGGCGGATATCGGCGACGATGCGCTCGCCGAGCCAGGTGACGCAGTAGAAGCGGGCATAGGTGGCCACCGCCAGCACCGCCACCACGCCGAACAGGGCGCCGAAATAGAGATCGAGGAACTGGCCGTCGCCGGCGCCGCCGGGATGGGCCGCACTCGGCATGCCGGCGCCGAAGCCGACATCGATGACCCGGCGGATGGCCTGGCCGATGCCCAGCACAGCCAGCGCCGCCACCACCAGGGCAATGCCGGCCAGCACCGCCACCCAGCGGTAAGGCTTCAGGAAACCGAGCAGCAATGTCAAAGGCTTGAGCGGCGCACGGGGCGGCCTGCCTCCGGTCTCCGGGGTGGCGTCTCGGGCTGTGCTCGGGCGGGTCGCGGTCATGGCGGTAGGGATATACCAGCCGGGCCGGTTTCTGCCCAGCGGCAGGGCCTGGTTCCCGGGGTCGCAGGGCCGCCCCAGGAAGCCGCCCAGGAAGCCGCACGGGGGCACTTCCGGGCTTGCGGAGGCGGCCTGCTTTGGCTATAACCCGCCGCCATTGCGGATTTTTGAGGCCGGCCCGGGTGTGTCCAGGCGGCCAGGAGACAGATCATGAAGGCCGATATCCATCCCGACTACCACGAAATCAAGGTGCAGATGACCGACGGCACCGTGTATTCGACCCGTTCCACCTACGGCAAGGCGGGCGATACCCTGGCGCTGGATATCGACTCGAAGTCGCATCCGGCCTGGACCGGTGGCCCGGCCCGTATCAACGAGGCGGGTGGCCAGGTGGCCAAGTTCAACAAGCGTTTCGCCGGTTTCGGCCTCAAGAAGTAACGCTTTTCCGCCCTTCACAGGCGGTGCTAGAATTACAGGCGGTCCGAATACTCGGGCCGCCTGTATTGTTTTCTAGGGAGCCGCCAGCAAAATGGGGCAGGTTTACCAGGCGACGTCGTTCCAGCTCGGTGCCGAGGTGGTGACCATTGTTCTCGTCGCGGAGAGCGCCGTTGCCACCGCCGAAATGGCGCAACGGTCATTCAAGGCATTACAGCCCTATTTCGGCAATTCGTTGCTGGTGCTGGCCTATCAGGCAATGAATCTGGCGCCGCAATTCGTTGGCCCGAAACACATCGTGCAGCAGCTTGGCGGCAAGCGGCTCACTGATTTCCGCTGGCAGCCCGTCGCCATAACGCGCTAACCGGGGGCAACGCCCCTCTTGAAAGCCGTCACAGGCTCCCTAAATCGAAAGCATTCCGGTGCCGCAGAGCGGATCGGGATAGTTCCGCGGCCTGGCCATCCTGGCGGGCCGCAAGCAACCCATCTTGTCGCTCAAGGAGGATAAGACCCATGCGTGCTTTCGATATTTCCCCGCTGCTGCGTTCCAGTGTCGGCTTCGACCATGTGAACCGCCTGTTCGATCTCGCCAGCCGGCTGGACGAATCGAGCCTCAGCTACCCGCCCTACAACATCGAGAAGCGTGGCGAAGATGCCTACCGCATCACCATGGCGGTGGCCGGCTTCCGCCAGGATGAACTCGATGTGACGGTGAAGGAAAACAGCCTCACCATTTCGGCCAAGGCGCAGGGCGCCGAGCAGCCGGAAGAGGGTGTGACCTACCTGCACCGCGGCATTGCGCGCCGCGCCTTCGAGCGCCGCTTCGAGCTTGCCGACACCGTGAAGGTGGTGGGTGCGCAGCTCACTGACGGCCTGCTGCATATCGAGCTGAAGCGCGAGATCCCCGAGGCCAAGAAGCCGCGCCAGATCTCGATCAACGTCGGCAGCCAGCCGGTGACGCTGGAACAGGCTCGCGCCGCGTAACGCGCGTCCTGACCTCGAAATGAAGAAGCCCGGG is a genomic window containing:
- a CDS encoding O-acetylhomoserine aminocarboxypropyltransferase; the encoded protein is MEPKFLKFDTLSLHAGQQPDPTTGARALPIYQTTSYVFRDADHAAALFNLERAGHIYSRISNPTVAVLEERLAALEGGVGAVCTASGQAALHLAIATLMGQGAHIVASRNIYGGSYNILVHTLPRFGITTTFVDPRDHAALRAAIKPETRLVFGEILGNPGLEVLDVPAWAEIAHAAGLPLMLDCTFATPYLFKGFEHGADLVMHSATKFLGGHGVAIGGALIDSGRFDWEASGKFPTLTEPYAGYHGLDFAEEFGPAAFIMRARAEGLRDFGACLSPTNAFHILQGVETLPLRMSRHVENARQIVQFLKSHKGVEWVSYPELPEHKDHELAKKLLPKGSGAVFSFGVKGGRAAGRALIEALQVFSHLANVGDAKSLVIHPASTTHQQMSAAELKAAGIGEELVRLSVGLEDIGDLIDDLNQALRAAAKAAPAQAAE
- a CDS encoding alpha/beta fold hydrolase — its product is MWLEVQGTKIFAATGGKAFDPALPTVVFIHGNACDHTNWALQTRWFAYHGWSVLAVDLPGNGRSGGEMPQSIEAIADWMPHLLDAAKVKQAALVGHSMGALIALETAARYPDRVTKLSLLGFALPMSVNPELQALADAGDFKAIALMNDWMLARKSHIGGNRNPGGWILGGSIRLTDSAPRQVLATGFRICNAYAAGEAAAAKVACPVQVLSGARDMMTPARSGAAFAKKFKQARVDVLPDCGHLMMSEKPDETLDTLKAFLA
- the thiE gene encoding thiamine phosphate synthase gives rise to the protein MSGAETKPQARLYLITPSIVEPAAFAEQLKAAFGAGDVACLQLRLKEGEQPASDNAFRRAAEAVLPLCHEHDVALLINDRPDLAVKLGADGVHIGQQDTPYEEARRLLGPDRIVGVTCHNSRHLAMEAAEAGADYVAFGAFYPTTTKQPKFQAEPDLLAWWSELMEVPSVAIGGITVENCGPLVAAGTDFLAVSAGVWAYPGGPAKAVQAFNEAIAKHRPG
- a CDS encoding inositol monophosphatase family protein, which codes for MALRSALINAMTNSARKAARGLLRDFNEVEHLQISRKGPADFVSAADRKAEKVLQAELSKLRPDFGFIMEEGGRIEAKDGKHYWVIDPLDGTTNFLHAIPHFAISIAVKRDEELIAGIVLDVVRDELFWAEKGAGAYCNERRLRVSVRRKMTDAVIATGIPFHGRGDHAQFRREMAGVMQEVAGIRRMGAAALDLAYVAAGRYDGFWERGLSEWDIAAGIVLVREAGGMVTDLKGGETMMASGDILAANDALYTPLQKLLNKPA
- a CDS encoding OmpA family protein — its product is MAVKLFQHPLPAMALGLVLALPAVHGASAQTTYVGGGSVIVNMQALDRLGPPLPGFANNQDPGSSALGGPAQKPLLGDSGPAPASVKLRPPRATKSAAAPATTAAVAKAPTPAAAPAATTPRRTGGSRGEGTSPAPQTPAVVVNLPPPVTDTPSSNAASNAGRPLQLPAPPSAVAAAPSTVPAPAPAPAAVAQAPVIQAPAAPAPAAPRAANPAAQQSALLTPPPVSSAAPTPLPGGAAGQVNLTFEAGKSDLSGEGSGALEALARALANTEDRIQIRAYASASGADAASGARRLSLSRALAVRGFLIDRGIRSTRIDVRALGAPSDNSPPDRVEVAPVGR
- a CDS encoding flagellar motor protein MotA, translating into MTRPGRYLVRMVLFLVAVGAVIFVLKDPLQRAFLANPALNGLITAVAVIGILFIFRQVFVLGREADWLAAWQKSQHTSTVAHVGKPSNLLAPLAKMLENRGPRGQVSAAATRALLDSVGSRLDEARDISRYLIGLMVFLGLLGTFWGLLETIGSVTDTISGLSLGAEENINVLFEKLKGGLQRPLAGMGLAFSSSMLGLSGSLILGFLDLQAGQAQNRFYNDLEEWLAGFTRVGGGAVADGDQSVPAYVQALLEQTADSLDNLQRTLARSEDNRGNASAALLQLNEKLSLLTEQMRAEQGLLLKLTEHQIEMKPIMAKLAQNTESGGFDAASRGHLRNMDILLTRLLDDAAQGRAKLVDDMRAEIKLLSRTIAAAADNQRRT
- a CDS encoding peptidoglycan -binding protein, whose translation is MASRAWRRGESGVANPWPGYVDVLSTLMMVIVFVLAVFILAQFFLANAISGKDKAIDALRGDLARLVEQLSLEKKTSADLRTNLGQLQATLAASIAERDQLAAALSDAQTRHDEAEKQLAEQKQIVIDLDGKLVSGAAALEAERRASADARSQIDLLNRQILALREQLAQIDRILRESEEKEKQSQAQVIDLGKRLNAALARKVDDLMSYRSEFFGRLRQALGDRKDIQIVGDRFVFQSEVLFTSGSAELNPQGREQMGQLAKTLIEIAKKIPADLPWVLRVDGHTDRVPINTPQFPSNWELSAARAISVTKFLIAQGVPAQRLAAAGFGEFQPLDERNDEIALRRNRRIELKLTER
- a CDS encoding strictosidine synthase family protein encodes the protein MTPKPQASPRQRAPNRNLPVRRGSRMKLWWSFLAAVLVAYGVYTVWLGGAYRSVEPFMAGQCTPIDAPAGPEDILILPDGSGAIISAQDRRNRSNRGGLWFYDLSGNAPGKLTELNVPEQMPFHPRGIALHGPSSGEWVLQVINQRSADRNTVEVFALEAGKLRHLGSIGSDLFVSPNGIVATGPQSFYLTNDRGAGPRWMHAVENILQLSRSTVIYHDPRGTRPVAEDIAFANGIALTPDGLTALVGSTLWRMVLSFDREPASGLLRRSGSLALPGGVDNIRFDSDGAMWAALHVNSFAFIGHARDAQKESPSLVVRVDRDGRGATRIVEAFGDPGGLLSGASVAAHHKGRLLIGATFQPRIMDCRIETAKLKEIQP
- a CDS encoding ABC transporter transmembrane domain-containing protein, with translation MTATRPSTARDATPETGGRPPRAPLKPLTLLLGFLKPYRWVAVLAGIALVVAALAVLGIGQAIRRVIDVGFGAGMPSAAHPGGAGDGQFLDLYFGALFGVVAVLAVATYARFYCVTWLGERIVADIRQAVFSHVLKLSPAFFETTRTGEVLSRLTTDTELIQTLVGSSVSVALRNILLFLGSAVLLLITSPHLTLLVAVVVPFVVLPIVIYGRKLRALSRQSQDRVADLAAQAGETLNAISTVQAYTAEAREGRRFRGNAEAAFNTAVRRTRARATLTALVMLLVFGAVNGVMWIGGKAVFAGEMSGGELSAFVFYAIIGASSVGALSEVWSDVQRAAGAAERLMQLLATEPGIQAPSQPLALPAKPEGRVEFAELRFTYPARPNMPAVDNLSLEIKAGETVAIVGPSGAGKTTLFQLLLRFYDPQFGEVRVDGVPIRRLDPVALRQHIALVAQDPVIFGASVADNIRYGRPDASDAELRQAAEAAAAHGFVQALPQGYDTYLGERGVRLSGGQRQRIAIARALLRDPPILLLDEATSSLDAESERKVQKALEHLMRGRTTLVIAHRLATVQKADRIVVMDKGRIVAAGRHETLMREDGLYARLARLQFMNTTLDDTEAAS
- the rpmE gene encoding 50S ribosomal protein L31 — translated: MKADIHPDYHEIKVQMTDGTVYSTRSTYGKAGDTLALDIDSKSHPAWTGGPARINEAGGQVAKFNKRFAGFGLKK
- a CDS encoding Hsp20 family protein, which gives rise to MRAFDISPLLRSSVGFDHVNRLFDLASRLDESSLSYPPYNIEKRGEDAYRITMAVAGFRQDELDVTVKENSLTISAKAQGAEQPEEGVTYLHRGIARRAFERRFELADTVKVVGAQLTDGLLHIELKREIPEAKKPRQISINVGSQPVTLEQARAA